In Halobacteriovorax marinus SJ, the following proteins share a genomic window:
- the lepA gene encoding translation elongation factor 4: MDQKFIRNFSIIAHIDHGKSTLADRLLDETKTITAREKKDRLLDNMDLEKERGITIKAQTVRLKYQAEDGNTYFLNLIDTPGHVDFSYEVSRSLASCDGALLVVDASQGVEAQTLANVYMAMENDLEIVPVLNKIDLPHADVDKVKQEIEDIVGIDAMDADEVSAKSGIGMGKLLETIIEKIPSPTGSPDNDLQALIFDSWFDPYQGVVVLVRVMEGKLKKKDKVYLKHSDQEYEVLKMGVNTPFFEEVTELGAGEVGMLICGIKAVRDVKIGDTVVHAKKKDTPNLPGYSEVKPMVFCGIFPVESVDYENLKEALEKLALNDSSFTYEPETSGALGFGFRCGFLGLLHMNIIQERLEREFELNLISTAPSVSYTVQLNDGGQIDVENPADLPEPGEFESISEPYVKISIHVPNEFVGRIIKLCEERRGIQTDLNYITEDRVQISYDLPLSEMVFDFYDKLKGMSKGYASMDYEFKGYEPSSLVKVDILLNGEKVDALSLICHRDNAYSKGKVLVERLRKIIDRQQFDIAIQAAIGAKIISRETVKALRKNVLAKCYGGDISRKRKLLEKQKAGKKRMKMVGSVEIPQEAFLAVLKVDD; the protein is encoded by the coding sequence GCAAACAGTAAGACTTAAATATCAAGCGGAAGATGGGAATACATACTTCCTTAATCTCATCGATACTCCGGGGCACGTTGATTTTTCTTATGAGGTTTCTCGCTCTCTTGCCTCTTGTGATGGAGCGCTACTAGTAGTTGATGCCTCCCAAGGTGTTGAGGCGCAAACTCTGGCCAACGTTTATATGGCCATGGAAAACGATCTGGAAATCGTTCCCGTTTTAAATAAGATTGATCTTCCACACGCAGATGTAGATAAAGTAAAACAAGAAATAGAAGATATTGTTGGTATCGATGCAATGGATGCGGATGAAGTTTCGGCCAAATCTGGAATCGGAATGGGGAAACTTCTAGAGACAATTATCGAGAAAATTCCTTCTCCAACAGGTAGTCCCGATAACGATTTACAGGCCCTTATTTTTGATTCTTGGTTTGATCCATATCAAGGTGTAGTGGTTCTTGTTAGAGTCATGGAAGGTAAGCTTAAGAAGAAAGATAAGGTTTATCTCAAGCACTCAGACCAAGAGTATGAAGTGTTAAAAATGGGAGTTAATACTCCTTTCTTTGAAGAAGTTACTGAGCTTGGCGCCGGTGAAGTTGGGATGCTTATCTGTGGAATTAAAGCTGTGCGCGATGTGAAGATCGGCGATACAGTTGTACACGCTAAGAAGAAAGACACGCCAAATTTACCTGGATATTCAGAAGTTAAGCCGATGGTTTTCTGTGGGATTTTTCCAGTTGAATCTGTTGACTATGAAAATTTAAAAGAGGCCTTAGAGAAGTTAGCTCTAAACGATTCATCATTTACCTATGAGCCTGAAACATCGGGTGCACTTGGTTTTGGGTTTAGATGTGGATTCTTAGGCCTTCTACACATGAATATTATTCAAGAAAGACTTGAGAGAGAATTTGAATTAAATTTAATTTCAACTGCTCCTTCTGTGTCTTATACAGTTCAACTTAATGACGGTGGTCAGATCGATGTAGAAAATCCAGCGGACCTTCCTGAGCCAGGAGAGTTTGAGTCTATCTCTGAGCCATACGTTAAAATCTCTATCCACGTTCCAAATGAATTTGTAGGAAGAATTATTAAGTTATGTGAAGAGAGAAGAGGGATTCAAACTGATCTTAATTATATTACAGAAGATAGAGTTCAAATCTCATATGATCTCCCACTTAGTGAAATGGTCTTTGACTTTTACGATAAGCTAAAGGGGATGTCTAAAGGGTATGCCTCTATGGATTACGAGTTTAAAGGCTACGAGCCTTCGAGCTTAGTAAAGGTTGATATCTTACTTAATGGTGAGAAAGTTGATGCTCTTTCTTTGATCTGTCACAGAGACAATGCCTATAGCAAAGGTAAGGTCTTAGTTGAGAGACTGAGAAAAATTATTGATAGACAGCAATTTGATATTGCTATTCAAGCTGCTATTGGAGCAAAGATTATCTCTAGAGAAACAGTGAAGGCATTACGTAAGAATGTACTAGCGAAATGTTATGGTGGGGATATCTCTAGAAAGAGAAAACTTCTTGAAAAGCAAAAAGCTGGTAAGAAGAGAATGAAGATGGTTGGTAGTGTAGAAATTCCACAAGAAGCCTTCCTCGCAGTATTGAAGGTTGATGATTAG